Proteins from one Catenulispora sp. EB89 genomic window:
- a CDS encoding peptidase S8, whose protein sequence is MTARIRLLFSLLAALLLATAAVPAFADANTSAGTAPAGAASAAATTFAHPLFVAGHAAPGAHPALVPSGYGPADLQSAYKLPSSTRGAGQTVAIVDAYNDPTAEADLAVYRSTYGLSACTSASGCFRKVNQSGGTSYPPTDAGWATEISLDLDMVSAVCPQCHILLVEATSASYANLGAAVNEAAALHASTISNSYGGSDLPDTSAPYYNHPGIMITASSGDGGYGVEFPASSRYVTAVGGTSLTRASNARGWTETAWSGAGSGCSAYNPALSGQAPYGTGCPRRAVADVSAVADPATGVAVYDTTPYGGRSGWQVYGGTSVASPIIASVYALAGNAATINNNYPYTHDSASTFFDVTTGSNGTCSPTQLCHARVGWDGPTGLGTPNGVGGF, encoded by the coding sequence GTGACAGCTCGTATCAGACTTCTGTTCTCGCTGCTCGCCGCGCTACTGCTCGCCACCGCCGCCGTGCCGGCGTTCGCCGACGCGAACACCTCGGCGGGGACCGCCCCGGCCGGGGCCGCCTCGGCCGCGGCCACCACCTTCGCGCACCCGCTGTTCGTGGCCGGACACGCCGCGCCCGGCGCGCACCCGGCCCTGGTCCCGTCCGGCTACGGCCCGGCCGACCTGCAGTCCGCGTACAAGCTGCCGTCGAGCACCCGGGGCGCGGGCCAGACCGTGGCCATCGTCGACGCCTACAACGACCCGACCGCCGAGGCCGACCTCGCCGTCTACCGGTCCACGTACGGCCTGTCGGCGTGCACCTCGGCCAGCGGCTGCTTCCGGAAGGTGAACCAGAGCGGCGGGACCAGCTACCCGCCGACCGACGCCGGCTGGGCCACTGAGATATCCCTGGACCTGGACATGGTCTCGGCGGTCTGTCCGCAGTGCCACATCCTGCTGGTCGAGGCCACTTCGGCCTCGTACGCCAACCTGGGCGCGGCGGTGAACGAGGCGGCGGCGCTGCACGCCAGCACGATCTCCAACAGCTACGGCGGCAGCGACCTGCCCGACACCTCGGCGCCGTACTACAACCACCCCGGCATCATGATCACCGCCAGCTCCGGCGACGGCGGCTACGGCGTGGAGTTCCCGGCGTCCTCGCGCTACGTCACCGCGGTCGGCGGCACCTCGCTGACCCGCGCCTCGAACGCCCGCGGCTGGACCGAGACCGCGTGGTCCGGCGCCGGCTCCGGCTGCTCGGCCTACAACCCGGCGCTGAGCGGCCAGGCCCCCTACGGCACCGGCTGCCCCCGGCGCGCCGTGGCCGACGTCTCGGCCGTGGCCGACCCGGCGACCGGCGTCGCGGTCTACGACACCACCCCCTACGGCGGCCGCAGCGGCTGGCAGGTCTACGGCGGCACCTCGGTGGCCTCCCCGATCATCGCCTCGGTGTACGCGCTGGCCGGCAACGCCGCCACGATCAACAACAACTACCCCTACACCCACGACTCCGCGAGCACCTTCTTCGACGTCACGACCGGTTCCAACGGCACGTGCTCGCCGACCCAGCTGTGCCACGCGCGCGTCGGCTGGGACGGCCCGACCGGGCTGGGGACGCCGAACGGTGTCGGCGGGTTCTGA
- a CDS encoding SigE family RNA polymerase sigma factor codes for MEDDIESSGRTRGFNREETDADFTAFVAANGGRLIHIAELISGEPHRAADLAQAALEKAYRRWNRIRSDDPMAYVRKILVNQHKTWWSRDRERPGTVPEHVTAHDFAHEHSQRTVVLGALATLTKRERHVVVLRYYADLSEAQTAAELGIAPGTVKSTMHRALMKLRGSEILTLKYSDRES; via the coding sequence GTGGAAGACGACATCGAAAGCTCAGGTCGCACCCGCGGGTTCAACCGCGAGGAAACCGACGCCGATTTCACGGCGTTCGTCGCGGCGAACGGTGGACGTCTGATCCACATTGCCGAGCTGATCAGCGGTGAACCGCACCGCGCCGCGGATCTCGCGCAGGCGGCGCTGGAGAAGGCGTACCGGCGGTGGAACCGCATCCGCTCGGACGATCCCATGGCGTACGTCCGGAAGATCCTCGTCAACCAGCACAAGACGTGGTGGAGCCGGGACCGGGAGCGGCCCGGCACCGTGCCGGAGCACGTCACGGCGCACGACTTCGCGCACGAGCACTCGCAGCGGACGGTCGTGCTGGGTGCGCTGGCCACGCTCACCAAACGGGAGCGGCACGTCGTGGTCCTGCGCTACTACGCGGATCTCAGCGAGGCCCAGACGGCCGCGGAACTGGGCATCGCCCCGGGCACGGTGAAGAGCACGATGCACCGGGCGCTCATGAAACTGCGGGGCTCGGAAATCCTGACACTGAAGTACTCGGACCGGGAGAGCTGA
- a CDS encoding Zn-dependent alcohol dehydrogenase → MRAAVLFKIGGEALEVRDDVSVVGPGPGEVRIRVRATGVCHSDLSAMTGVLRQPAPFVPGHEGAGDVVAVGEGVTRVAVGDRVIVCWNPSCGECSFCRGGQGNLCVNIFVGMMFEPHFRIDGAEVYGFAGNGTFAEEMVVPWQCAVKVPDDVPYEIAALIGCGVTTGVGAVFNTAQVQPGSSVAVIGAGGVGISVIQGARIAGAAEIVAIDPVESKHKAALSFGATRAVKPEEVNAAKAEVTGGAGFDYVFEVVGQSALVKQAYGLARRGGTVTVVGAGKNKDRVEFDMFQLFSENKKILGSYYGGADPRREYDRMIALWRAGRLDLESMITARLKLDEVNQALDLMRTGEAIRTIIEV, encoded by the coding sequence ATGCGTGCAGCAGTCCTGTTCAAGATCGGCGGCGAGGCCCTGGAGGTGCGCGACGACGTCTCCGTCGTCGGCCCCGGGCCCGGCGAGGTCCGGATCCGGGTGCGGGCCACCGGGGTGTGCCACTCGGACCTGTCGGCGATGACCGGGGTGCTGCGCCAGCCCGCGCCCTTCGTGCCCGGCCACGAGGGCGCCGGGGACGTGGTCGCGGTCGGCGAGGGCGTCACGCGGGTGGCGGTCGGGGACCGCGTCATCGTGTGCTGGAACCCGTCGTGCGGCGAGTGCTCCTTCTGCCGCGGCGGCCAGGGCAACCTGTGCGTGAACATCTTCGTCGGCATGATGTTCGAGCCGCACTTCCGGATCGACGGCGCCGAGGTCTACGGCTTCGCCGGCAACGGCACGTTCGCCGAGGAGATGGTGGTGCCGTGGCAGTGCGCGGTGAAGGTCCCCGATGACGTGCCGTACGAGATCGCGGCGCTGATCGGCTGCGGCGTGACCACCGGTGTCGGCGCGGTGTTCAACACCGCGCAGGTGCAGCCGGGCTCCTCGGTCGCGGTGATCGGCGCCGGCGGCGTCGGGATCAGCGTGATCCAGGGCGCGCGCATCGCCGGGGCCGCCGAGATCGTCGCCATCGACCCGGTGGAGAGCAAGCACAAGGCCGCGCTGAGCTTCGGCGCCACCCGGGCCGTCAAGCCCGAGGAGGTCAACGCGGCCAAGGCCGAGGTGACCGGCGGGGCCGGCTTCGACTACGTCTTCGAAGTGGTCGGCCAGTCGGCGCTGGTGAAGCAGGCCTACGGCCTGGCCCGCCGCGGCGGCACCGTCACGGTCGTCGGCGCCGGCAAGAACAAGGACCGGGTCGAGTTCGACATGTTCCAGCTCTTCTCCGAGAACAAGAAGATCCTCGGCTCCTACTACGGCGGCGCCGACCCTCGCCGCGAGTACGACCGGATGATCGCGCTGTGGCGCGCCGGCCGGCTGGACCTGGAAAGCATGATCACCGCCCGGCTCAAGCTCGACGAGGTCAACCAGGCGCTGGACCTGATGCGGACCGGCGAGGCGATCCGGACGATCATCGAGGTCTGA